ATTGCATGCGAGTCGGTCTGTGGGGTCTACTTCAAGAGTTTCCTCCCTTGCAGACAAGAAGGTACTTTTTTTGAACATTCGCTATGTCTCTTAATTTGTCTCTCTGATCTAACTGTCTGTGGTTCAATTCATAGAAATAGAAAACTGGGTTATGCTTATGcggtaaaattgaaatttatggTGAAATATGCTTGaaatttgttattttggtgTGAACGGTGTTTGATTTCAGAATGATTTGATAGAGCATATCTTGTTAATCATAGTTGATTTATTAGATTTATGGCCTATTCTATTTTTACTTCCTTTTGGCAAATTAGTTTGTATCCTAAATTTTGGTGTGCTTTCTTTTCAAATCTTTATTTGGAGAGATTCctataagttttatttttgtttatttgagcAGATTTTACTTCAAACAAGAGGAATTGGACATGTACGGGATTTTTGTCACCTCATTTTACCTGGTAAGTCTTAAGTGCTCTTTATGTTTATTTGTCTTAGCCACTTGGCATTAGCTTAGAGTATTCCTATTGAGCTCTTTAAATTTAGCTTTTCtccaaaaatttgagaaaactcacaaaaatgatcatttatcaagctctctactctatttttcaaatttaactttggtCAACAAGGCTCTCCAAATATCAAGAGTCAAAAAGTGAAAGATGTTTAGTTTTTTAAGGTTATATATTCATTTCCCATCTATCTCTCATCTAccaagaacaaagaaagaattaaaagaatatttaactaaaatagagaaagatgtagagagtttgatgtttgattcattttaaaagtggctctccaaattataaaaagtgggattttctcttcaaatttaactttcatttgaagagctcaataataatgctcttatatatatttggttgtcttaattttctttgtcattagtgcctttaataatttattgttaTTGCAGGTGGCTCGGTTAGTTTAAGGCCAACGAGGTTAGTGACACCATTTTATCATTTCACTAATTCAGTTAATGGaatacaattttaaatgaatggcAATGTGGTGGACTTGAGGCAGTCACAATATAAAAACAAGTTTGCTTCCAGTAAGATTTAGTTTAATGTCACTTTTCCATGCCTAACTTACGTTTGAGTTTAATGCAATTATGCCATGCGAAGGTATACAAAAATACACATTTATACATGCACACATAATATGGAAATATATGAATCCGTGTCAAAAGTAAGAAATGATGCTTAAGCTCTGGAAGTGTTGTGTTCGTTAGTCTTTGGTAGTAATAAATGATGCATTAAAGATGGTTTTTTTGGCGGTTGAACTGTTATTCTTTGTTGGTGTTCTGCTTTTAAGCATTTTGACTTTCCTGGCGTACAGGGAAGTTGTTGGTGGTATTCAGCGAGGAGCAACAATGCAAATGCAGGGCAGGCTGTTTTCTTCGGACAATGGTGTGATATTTACATGTCTCTCTTGGCAATTTTCTTCCTTGTTCATATTTATAGTTGTCTTTACATGTTTTATTATGGAGGGATTCATGGGATATTGTCATATAGTTTGGTTACTTTGGGAATAATTTTATCCCTGTGGCAACATTATTAGTTAGACAGCTTCTTTCTTTGGAGAGCTAGCACTATAACTCCTGTAAATATTGTTAAATAAAATCACTTCTCAGTGAGAAATTGATCAGTTAAAGTACTGTACTAGGTGATGTCTTGTCCTCACATTTTTTCATTCTATCTGATGTGTATAAGTTAGATACCAGCTTAACACTAGGTCATGTTCAGTCTTTGTTAAGAAGCTTGTATGCATATGTATTGTTGGTAAGTCTAAATTGAAAGAGGAACAAAAATTGTGATGGCTCACCTAAACATGGATGGCAATCTAATTGACCACTTCTCTGCCCCGAAAGGTAGTACCAAAGCTCAAAACATGTGGCACATGCCTTAACGGTGTCTAGAATTCCAATATTTGCTGTGTGCCTCTTAAAAAGGGTCAGACTTGGACATTTTATAAACTTGCTATGCATACTTTTGTTCGTGTCAGATCTGATAACTTCTGGTTATTTTATGTGATTAAGGTGATTTGGTTGATGCTGTTGTCCCTTTCATGGGTGAATCCATTACTGATGGCACTCTGGCAAATTTTTTGAAGAGTATGTATTCCAAGTATTTGCTTCTGAATTCTGTCATTTACCAAGGCATTCCGTCTTTATGATTTTTAGTGATTAATTGTATGTTCTACTGCTATTTTGAGGGCAGATCCTGGTGACAGAGTAGAAGTTGATGAGCCAATTGCTCAAATCGAAACAGATAAGGTGCTTCTAAGATGCAATATTTAACTATGTGTTTGAATCTTTCTACAGTTACCATGGGATTTTTTCCCCTGCTGAGCAGAATAAGGGATATGATTTTAATGCTTGTATTGTTAATTTTCCATCAGGTGACAATTGATGTTGCTAGTCCTGAAGCGGGTGTGATCCAAAAGGTTATATATTGGCTCTTATGTCTTTGCTCTCTCAGAAACAGATAGGATTTGGATGTTTGTGTTGGCTGCTGCATCTAATTTTTAATGTTGGCAGTTTGTAGCCAAGGAAGGAGATACTGTGGAACCAGGTACCAAGATTGCTGTGATTTCAAAGTCTGCTGAAGGTGTAGCTCACGTTGCTCCATCTGAGGAGGCATCAGAGAAAGCAGCTTCTCCGCCATCTCCTACTGCTGAGAAGATTGAGGAGAAGCAAAAGCCTAAAGTGGAAACTGCTCCTATTACTGAGAAGCGTAAAGCACCCTCTCCACAACCTCCCAAACGCTCGGCTACAGAGCCTCAGCTTCCCCCTAAAGAAAGGGAAAGACGAGTAagtctttttcttgttttattatgCCACAATAGTGTTCCTGTAATGCTTTCTAATTGTCTTTAATACTTAGcatattaattttgtcttttcttgtTTGAGTATACCACTATAGTGTTCTTGTAATGCTTTCTAATTGTCTTTAGTACTTGGCATcttcataaattaattttcGTGGTCTTCCTGAAATTGTATAGAACTCACATAATTGCAGGTTCCTATGACAAGACTCCGGAAACGGGTTGCTACACGATTGAAAGATTCTCAAAACACATTTGCAATGTTAACAACATTCAATGAGGTTGATATGTAAGTACAATCCAATTGTAATGTTTTCTGAAAGCATATGTCAGTGTCCCTGATTTTAGGCTTTGCTGGGAGTAGCTTAGTAGGGCTATTCATTGAGTTGGTCCCACTACGCTCAACCTGTAATTGAACTGATTGTGATTGGATCTTTTCCCATCTATTTGCTTTTATACAAACAAGGGACAATGTAGGCTTAATTCAGTGAAGCCTTAATTCCAACCTTTTAGAATTTGGTTTCTTATATTGATCTCTTTTTCAAAACTATCTtacattattgtttttattgcacattgattaatcttttgattgGTTTTCCATCTTGTAGTCACATACACGTTTGTGCATGCACACAGACAATTTCCATTTGCGTggaattgtttttattcttaaCTAATACAATTAGGTTTCCTTGAATGTTGCAGCAATCCTTTGAATTGAGCACCAATGGGTATCATCCCCCTAGAACAACGTTCTCTTTCAAATCTCACACTCAGCCATGCACACATACTGACAGACACAGATACATCTATTTCTATACACGTCTTCTTCCTCCACTTCCCCTGCCtttgttaaaattcttattataTCAAAGTTCTACATGATAAAGTGATGactttttgataatttttatcaaacctggttatttttttatattttaatttttgcattCATTATCATATTCTGAATACAACCCTGTCTGCCACGTCTCCTTCCTCTCCACCTCCTGGTACAACTCTGTCAAGCATTGGACCCTCGACCGCACGTCAACCCTGTCGGCACCTTCAACTAGCATGCCTACTGTGTCTACTCTACTGTTTGGAACCCCTGCCAGGCCAATGTCTTTGCCCCTGCCTCTAGCGATTGCACTCTTTGCATCTGGGACCTGCCCAAGCCTGCCTACACCATCATTGTCCTTGCCCACGACTTTGAGATCCTCCCTTTACAGtcgccacctttttttttttaaaaaaaaaaaaattagttttatgtttaattttgtatttagggtaaatttgtaatttaatgtAGATTTTCCATGTGGAACATACAATTGATGCATGACTTATCATATGCGAGCCACATGTCATCAATTTATTGGTAGGTTGCCAAAGAGACATATTTGAAACTAAAGTAAAACCTAAAGGCTTcattgttgaaattgaaaacctaggAACAAATTTGATATTTCCCCAATAAAAATATGAACAGattacatttatttttgcaGACTTCCTCCACTTCTGTGCTACACTTTCATCTAACTGATTGCTGCTTATTGTAGGACAAATTTGATGAAGCTCCGTTCTGATTACAAGGATGCTTTTGTCGAAAAGCATGGAGTCAAGTTGGGACTTATGTCGGGATTTGTGAAAGTATGCCATCTGGAATACATGTTTAATTGCTATTGTGGAACTTAGACTAACCTGTAAACATCACGTGCTTGTATGTGTGTGCTTAAATATCATCTACTTACCAAAAAAcgtacttaattttttttttcttcccttcatCTCGTATTTCAGGCTGCGGTCAGTGGACTCCAAAATCAGCCTATTGTAAATGCGGTCATTGATGGGGATGATATCATCTATAGAGATTATATAGATATTAGTGTAGCCGTTGGTACACCTAAGGTTTGTTGACATTCCCCTGTTTATCTAGGCCATTGAATATATAATGTAGTGACATTGATtctatgattttcttttatcctttaatAAGTTATCTTCCttataggaagaaaaaaaaaagatgattttaGTGCCATTTTGGGATCTTTTTGTATATAGCTGTACTTTGAGGTGAAATTGTAAGCTATGTTATTGAACTCCTCCTGTATGCATGTTGGGTGTGGATTGTCTAGTTGTCTTATCTGTTGGACCTACTATTTTAGGACACAGGGTTGATACCTcagaaattggaaaaataaacttttctcgcaacatggtatatatatatatatatatatataaaggagcTTCTTGCTAAGTAGGAGTACACATCAtaaatctttt
This genomic interval from Corylus avellana chromosome ca3, CavTom2PMs-1.0 contains the following:
- the LOC132176142 gene encoding dihydrolipoyllysine-residue succinyltransferase component of 2-oxoglutarate dehydrogenase complex 2, mitochondrial-like, producing the protein MLGVVRRRVGSGGSASFLGQSLHASRSVGSTSRVSSLADKKILLQTRGIGHVRDFCHLILPGGSVSLRPTREVVGGIQRGATMQMQGRLFSSDNGDLVDAVVPFMGESITDGTLANFLKNPGDRVEVDEPIAQIETDKVTIDVASPEAGVIQKFVAKEGDTVEPGTKIAVISKSAEGVAHVAPSEEASEKAASPPSPTAEKIEEKQKPKVETAPITEKRKAPSPQPPKRSATEPQLPPKERERRVPMTRLRKRVATRLKDSQNTFAMLTTFNEVDMTNLMKLRSDYKDAFVEKHGVKLGLMSGFVKAAVSGLQNQPIVNAVIDGDDIIYRDYIDISVAVGTPKGLVVPVIRNAEKMNFAEIEKEINTLAKKAIDGSLSIDEMAGGSFTISNGGVYGSLLSTPIINPPQSAILGMHSIVTRPMVVGGDIVPRPMMYIALTYDHRLIDGREAVFFLRRIKDVVEDPRRLLLDI